One Halalkalicoccus sp. NIPERK01 DNA window includes the following coding sequences:
- the serS gene encoding serine--tRNA ligase — MLDRSILREDPEKVRWALDVKGVDVDLEAVLAVDEEWRELKAEGDSLRHERNEVSRTIGELKQEGKEEEAQAAIERSSELKAEIERVEERADELESELERHLLELPNVPQEEVPVGEDESDNVEVRREGFDAIHDLPEDLVPHYELGERLEIIDEERATKVSGSGFYFLKGDGARLEHALIQFMLAVHREQGYVDVMPPIPVNSESMTGTGQLPKFAEDAYRLENEDLWLCPTAEVPVTNMYRDEILLKEDLPLKHQAYTPNFRREAGEHGTQTRGIVRVHQFNKVELVNFVEPDESDERLEELVGEAEEVLRRLGLPYRILEMCTGDMGFSQARKYDIEVWAPGDDMDDGPEEGGRWLEVSSASNFEAFQARRAGLRYRPERHESAEYLHTLNASGVALPRVMVAVLEYYQNADGTVTVPEELRPYMGGQEVIEGHDPVGESALGAGERE, encoded by the coding sequence ATGCTCGACCGTTCGATTCTCCGCGAGGACCCCGAAAAAGTGCGCTGGGCGCTCGACGTCAAGGGCGTCGACGTCGACTTAGAGGCGGTCCTCGCGGTCGACGAGGAGTGGCGCGAACTGAAGGCCGAGGGCGATTCGCTTCGTCACGAACGAAACGAGGTGAGCAGGACGATCGGCGAACTCAAACAGGAGGGGAAGGAGGAGGAAGCACAGGCGGCCATCGAGCGGTCGAGCGAGCTGAAAGCCGAGATCGAGCGCGTCGAGGAGCGCGCCGACGAACTCGAGTCGGAACTCGAACGCCACCTCCTCGAACTCCCGAACGTCCCACAGGAGGAGGTCCCCGTCGGCGAGGACGAGTCGGACAACGTCGAGGTCCGACGCGAGGGGTTCGACGCGATCCACGACCTGCCCGAGGACCTCGTCCCCCACTACGAACTCGGCGAGCGCCTGGAGATCATCGACGAGGAGCGCGCGACGAAGGTCTCGGGGAGCGGCTTTTACTTCCTCAAGGGCGACGGCGCGCGACTCGAACACGCGCTGATCCAGTTCATGCTCGCCGTGCACCGCGAGCAGGGCTACGTCGACGTGATGCCGCCGATCCCGGTCAACAGCGAGTCGATGACCGGCACCGGCCAACTCCCGAAGTTCGCCGAGGACGCCTACCGGCTGGAAAACGAGGACCTCTGGCTCTGTCCGACCGCCGAGGTACCGGTCACGAACATGTACCGCGACGAGATCCTGCTGAAGGAGGACCTCCCGCTCAAACACCAGGCGTACACCCCGAACTTCCGCCGCGAGGCCGGCGAACACGGCACCCAGACCCGGGGAATCGTCCGGGTCCACCAGTTCAACAAGGTGGAACTCGTCAATTTCGTCGAACCCGACGAGAGCGACGAACGATTGGAGGAACTCGTCGGCGAGGCCGAGGAGGTCCTCCGGCGCCTCGGGCTTCCCTACCGGATCCTCGAGATGTGTACCGGCGACATGGGCTTCTCGCAGGCCCGCAAGTACGACATCGAGGTGTGGGCACCGGGCGACGACATGGACGACGGCCCCGAGGAGGGCGGGCGCTGGCTCGAGGTCTCCTCGGCCTCGAACTTCGAGGCGTTCCAGGCCCGCCGGGCCGGCCTTCGGTACCGGCCCGAGCGCCACGAGTCCGCCGAGTACCTCCACACGCTCAACGCCTCCGGGGTGGCGCTCCCGCGGGTGATGGTCGCCGTTCTGGAGTACTACCAGAACGCGGACGGGACCGTCACCGTGCCCGAGGAACTGCGCCCCTACATGGGCGGCCAGGAGGTCATCGAGGGCCACGACCCGGTCGGCGAGAGCGCGCTGGGCGCGGGCGAGCGCGAGTAG